The Streptomyces tubercidicus DNA segment GCCCGGCACGGGGTCGACCGTGGCCAGCTCGATATATCCGCCGCCGTCATCCGGCTCTTCGAGCGCCTCGGCTGGGTCCGGGATGTGCGCTGGCCCGACCCCGACCGGGTGGCGGCCCGCCGCCTCAGGAGCACCGCATGACCACCGCCGGGGACCCACCCCATCCCGCCGACACCCCGCACCACGCGCCACCCCCCGTTGCCCGCCTGACCATCGCCCCCCACACCGATACGACCAGGCGCCTGGACGGTCTCTGGTGGCCGCACTCGACCGATCTGCTGACCGAACTCCCGGAGCTGCTGACCGCGTTGCCCTTCGACTGGCCCCGGATCACCCATGCCACCGTCAACGGCGCGGCCTGGTGCGCCCTCCCCTCCCACACGCTCGTCGCCGGCCATGTCGTCCGCCTCCGCAGAACCACCGGCCGCCCCGGCCCGGACACCATTTGCTTGGTCTCCGCCGGCAACGGCCGCTGGGACCTGCTGATCATCCCGCCCAGCACTCCCGAGCCCGAGGCCGTCCGCATGATGGCGGAGATGGCCCGCACGGGGGAGCCGACCCCCGCCTGAGCGAGGAGGTACGGCGAGCGCGCAACCGCCCCGCGACTCGCCAACTCACCCTGATCTGGGGCTGTTTCACGTGAAACCGCCATGGTCGGCCGAGGTGTACGGCGCGACCGCGCGCGAGAGTGCCGTTCGCGCGGGCGAGAACACCGTTCGCCCTCCGGCTGTCGTCCCCTGACGGTCTCGGCTACTGCGTACGGGTGGTGTTCATCAGAAGAACGCCGCTCCGGGGGCGTCGGTCCGTGAATCCGCCCATTACGTACTCATCATAAGAAAACGCAACAGAAGCGACGCCATCCAAGTGGTGCACCGGGAAGCGGCGCAGCTGAAGCGAAGCAACAGAGGAAGCGCAACAGAAGTAGACGCAACGGATCTCTCGGGGAGATCCCGATCGAAAGTGAGGGGCCATGGCTGCGACCAAGGTCATGAAGTTCTGGGCGGTGTGCCTTGTCGTGCTCGGCAAGCTGCTGGCATCGCTGGGTGTCTCCGCGGCGGCGTCGGCCGCGCGCCGGGACGCGGCACTGTACGAGCGGACCCTGGGCAACGGGAACGCGGGCGGCAAGACCTCGGGCGGCGACGTCCCGGAGGCGGAACGCGACGCCGTGCCGGAGCCTCATCCGGAACGGCGGACCCATGCCGTACCCGCGCCGCGCACCGTACCGCTGTACGGCCAAGCCGGTCCCGCCCGGCGGGGGTTCGCCCGCCCGGAGCTGCCGCCGACGATCAAGCAGCGCATCAGAGCCGAAGCGCATGGCACCTCGCCGGGCATGCGCAGCCGTCTCGCCTCCGGTACCGAGTCGCTGACGTCCGCTGAGCACACCGCCCCGGCCGGGACCACGCCGGACGCCGACCGTGCCACCGCGGACGCGCGCTCCACGGACGCATGCTCTGCGGACGCACGCTCCGCCGTCATCCCGGCGGCCCGCAACCGTGCGCACACCGCTCGCTTCGTCTGAGTCGTCGAAACCGAGCGGCAGTGCATGCCGAGGTGAGCCATGCGGCAGCGCATGGAGACCGCGTGG contains these protein-coding regions:
- a CDS encoding DUF5994 family protein, whose protein sequence is MTTAGDPPHPADTPHHAPPPVARLTIAPHTDTTRRLDGLWWPHSTDLLTELPELLTALPFDWPRITHATVNGAAWCALPSHTLVAGHVVRLRRTTGRPGPDTICLVSAGNGRWDLLIIPPSTPEPEAVRMMAEMARTGEPTPA
- a CDS encoding DUF6344 domain-containing protein, producing MAATKVMKFWAVCLVVLGKLLASLGVSAAASAARRDAALYERTLGNGNAGGKTSGGDVPEAERDAVPEPHPERRTHAVPAPRTVPLYGQAGPARRGFARPELPPTIKQRIRAEAHGTSPGMRSRLASGTESLTSAEHTAPAGTTPDADRATADARSTDACSADARSAVIPAARNRAHTARFV